One part of the Caproiciproducens sp. CPB-2 genome encodes these proteins:
- a CDS encoding DUF4180 domain-containing protein, whose translation MNTQIKEKNGVKIAVVNSGETLISDGQSALDWMMSVQYETGCSRIALNKEAIADDFFILSSGVAGEILQKFINYHIKFAVYGDFSKYTSKPLRDFIYESNQGRDIFFVPTEEDAAEKLGGVSL comes from the coding sequence ATGAATACCCAAATCAAAGAAAAAAACGGTGTTAAAATAGCGGTGGTGAACAGCGGGGAAACGCTGATTTCCGACGGCCAGTCCGCTTTGGACTGGATGATGTCTGTTCAGTATGAAACGGGATGCAGCCGCATTGCGCTCAACAAAGAAGCGATTGCCGACGATTTCTTTATTTTGAGTTCCGGTGTGGCGGGAGAAATTCTGCAGAAATTCATCAATTATCATATCAAATTTGCGGTCTACGGCGATTTTTCAAAATACACCAGCAAACCGCTCAGGGACTTTATTTATGAAAGCAATCAGGGGAGAGATATTTTCTTTGTACCGACCGAAGAGGATGCCGCAGAAAAGCTCGGCGGCGTATCGTTATAA
- a CDS encoding FecCD family ABC transporter permease has product MEKSRQSVRAQKRIAIMLLLLLLMTGIGILGGSAKISLADFRELFSGREATAAGRILLYVRLPRVAGAVVAGTALAVAGAVIQTVLNNPLAGPNIIGVNSGAGFAVVLCGILLPKSYAALPAAAFAGAFVTVLFVFYLGKKTGSSKITLVLAGVAINSFLNGATDAVNTLSEESLISANMFKIGGLNGVNAQVLKYASVLVVAAVLAVLLLHNELEVLSLGEETAKTLGLPVSFYRFLFLMLAAVLCGAAVSFAGLLGFVGLIVPHIARLLVGEESKYLILSSAILGALFLLICDFIARTCFAPFELPVGIILSFVGAPFFVWLLFRRKRGNRNA; this is encoded by the coding sequence ATGGAAAAAAGTAGACAATCGGTCAGGGCGCAAAAAAGAATAGCGATCATGCTGCTTCTGCTTCTGCTGATGACGGGAATCGGCATTCTGGGCGGGTCGGCAAAAATATCCCTTGCGGATTTCCGGGAGCTGTTTTCCGGGCGGGAGGCGACGGCCGCCGGGCGGATTCTCCTTTACGTCCGTCTGCCCCGCGTGGCGGGCGCCGTCGTTGCGGGAACGGCTTTGGCTGTGGCGGGGGCCGTGATCCAGACCGTTTTGAACAATCCGCTCGCCGGGCCGAATATTATCGGCGTAAATTCCGGGGCAGGATTCGCGGTGGTCCTGTGCGGCATCCTGCTGCCGAAATCATATGCCGCTCTGCCGGCGGCCGCGTTCGCAGGGGCTTTCGTTACCGTTCTGTTTGTCTTTTATCTCGGGAAAAAGACCGGTTCCTCCAAAATCACGCTGGTCCTTGCGGGCGTCGCGATCAACAGCTTTCTGAACGGGGCGACGGACGCGGTCAATACGCTCAGCGAAGAATCGCTGATTTCGGCCAACATGTTTAAAATCGGGGGATTGAACGGGGTCAACGCCCAGGTTCTGAAATACGCGTCCGTCCTTGTCGTCGCCGCCGTTCTGGCGGTGCTGCTGCTCCACAACGAGCTGGAGGTGCTGTCGCTGGGGGAAGAAACGGCAAAGACGCTGGGACTGCCGGTTTCCTTTTACCGCTTTCTGTTCCTGATGCTGGCGGCCGTCCTGTGCGGCGCGGCGGTCAGCTTTGCCGGGCTTCTGGGATTTGTGGGGCTGATTGTTCCCCACATCGCAAGGCTTTTGGTAGGGGAGGAATCGAAATACTTGATTCTCTCCTCCGCCATTCTGGGCGCGCTGTTTCTGCTGATCTGCGATTTTATAGCCCGGACCTGCTTCGCCCCGTTCGAGCTGCCGGTGGGGATCATCTTATCCTTTGTGGGAGCGCCGTTCTTTGTCTGGCTGCTGTTCCGCCGGAAAAGGGGGAACCGCAATGCTTAA
- a CDS encoding aspartate carbamoyltransferase regulatory subunit translates to MLNIDSLEKGIVLDHIRAGSSMKIYDLLHLANLDCCVAVIKNAKSSKFGKKDIIKIEGTADIDLDVLGYIDHNITVNIIDDGKIIEKKQLVLPKILKNVIKCKNPRCITSVEEEIDHIFRLTDDSNQRYRCVYCEQEYQDKSEGTAG, encoded by the coding sequence ATGCTTAATATTGACAGCCTGGAAAAAGGGATCGTTCTGGACCATATCCGCGCGGGCAGCAGCATGAAAATCTATGATTTGCTGCACCTGGCCAATCTGGACTGCTGCGTCGCCGTGATTAAAAACGCAAAGAGCAGCAAGTTCGGAAAAAAGGACATTATCAAAATCGAGGGTACGGCTGATATCGATCTGGATGTTTTGGGGTACATCGACCATAACATTACCGTCAACATTATTGACGACGGTAAAATCATAGAAAAGAAGCAGCTGGTACTTCCCAAAATCCTTAAGAATGTGATCAAATGCAAAAATCCAAGGTGCATTACAAGCGTGGAGGAAGAAATCGACCATATTTTCCGGCTTACCGACGACAGCAACCAGCGGTACCGGTGCGTTTACTGCGAGCAGGAATATCAGGATAAATCAGAGGGTACGGCGGGATAA
- a CDS encoding aspartate ammonia-lyase — translation MDTRVESDSIGSMEIPSDAYYGVQTLRAKQNFHITGLRMNGEFINSLAEIKKAAAVTNRDAGNLDRKIAEAIVRACDEIITGKWHDQFIVDPIQGGAGTSANMNANEVVANRAIELLHGARGDYSLVHPNDHVNMSQSTNDVFPTAAKLTVLKLMPKITAQLDRLRKALNRKGAEFDGIVKMGRTQLQDAVPIRLGQSFHAYASVVDRDIRRLEKAEKEMQTVNMGGTAVGTAINVSPGYLKSITENIRRLSGIKVEQARDLIDATQNLDGFVSVSNALKTCAVDLSKMANDLRLLSSGPKAGIAEINLPAKQNGSSIMPGKVNPVIPEVVVTQVAFNIIGNDMAITMAAEAGQMELNAFEPVLFYNLFESLTTLENAVGTFVDNCVSGITANENRCRELLGQSVGIATALCPYIGYKKSAEIAKRALRTGRQVEEIALEDGLLTKQSLDSIPNPNTMTQPRM, via the coding sequence ATGGACACAAGAGTGGAAAGCGATTCCATAGGCAGCATGGAAATCCCTTCGGACGCCTATTACGGCGTACAGACCCTGCGCGCGAAACAGAATTTTCATATTACCGGCCTCCGGATGAACGGCGAATTCATCAACAGCCTGGCGGAAATAAAAAAGGCGGCGGCGGTCACCAACCGCGACGCGGGAAATCTGGACCGGAAAATCGCGGAAGCGATCGTCCGCGCGTGCGATGAAATCATCACGGGAAAATGGCACGATCAGTTTATCGTCGACCCGATTCAGGGCGGCGCGGGCACGTCGGCCAATATGAACGCCAACGAGGTCGTCGCGAACCGTGCCATCGAGCTGCTGCACGGGGCCAGGGGAGACTATTCGCTGGTTCATCCCAACGACCATGTCAACATGTCCCAGTCGACAAACGACGTGTTTCCCACGGCGGCAAAGCTGACGGTGCTGAAGCTGATGCCGAAAATCACGGCCCAGCTGGACAGACTGAGAAAAGCGCTGAACAGGAAAGGGGCCGAGTTCGACGGCATTGTCAAAATGGGACGCACACAGCTGCAGGACGCGGTTCCCATCCGTCTCGGCCAGTCTTTCCACGCGTACGCGTCGGTGGTGGACCGCGACATCAGGCGGCTGGAAAAAGCGGAAAAGGAAATGCAGACCGTCAACATGGGCGGAACGGCGGTCGGAACCGCCATCAATGTCAGCCCCGGTTACCTGAAAAGCATTACGGAAAATATCCGCAGACTGAGCGGAATCAAAGTGGAACAGGCGCGCGACCTGATCGACGCCACCCAGAATCTGGACGGATTCGTCTCGGTTTCCAACGCCCTGAAAACCTGCGCGGTCGACCTTTCCAAAATGGCGAACGACCTGCGCCTGCTTTCCAGCGGGCCGAAGGCGGGGATCGCGGAGATCAACCTGCCCGCCAAGCAGAACGGTTCCTCCATTATGCCGGGAAAGGTCAACCCGGTCATCCCCGAGGTGGTGGTTACTCAGGTGGCGTTCAATATCATCGGGAACGACATGGCCATTACCATGGCCGCCGAAGCCGGGCAGATGGAGCTCAACGCGTTCGAGCCCGTTTTGTTCTACAACCTGTTCGAGTCGCTCACGACCCTGGAAAACGCGGTCGGCACCTTTGTGGACAACTGCGTTTCGGGGATCACCGCCAATGAAAACCGCTGCCGGGAGCTGCTGGGGCAGAGCGTAGGGATCGCGACGGCGCTTTGCCCCTATATCGGCTACAAAAAATCCGCGGAAATCGCCAAGCGGGCGCTGCGCACCGGCAGGCAGGTGGAGGAGATCGCGCTCGAGGACGGACTCCTCACAAAGCAGAGTCTGGACAGCATCCCCAATCCGAACACGATGACGCAGCCCAGAATGTAA
- a CDS encoding copper homeostasis protein CutC → MKDYILEGCVDSVESAVAAQAGGANRLELCANLIIGGTTPDINLFLAVREKVSIKINVLIRPRFGDFCYTDDEFGIVRKDVEMFRKHGADGVVIGVLKADGSLDLPRMKELMEAAGGMSVTLHRAFDVSRDPFRTLQDAKDLHIGTILTSGQKNTCYEGRHLLAQLVEKAAGQIDILVGSGVNSAQLPELAAVTRAKSFHLSGKGNVESAMTYRKEDVSMGLPLMSEFIIYRTDAGEIAKVRDILQRL, encoded by the coding sequence ATGAAGGACTATATTTTAGAGGGCTGCGTCGATTCGGTGGAATCCGCCGTGGCCGCGCAGGCGGGCGGCGCGAACCGTCTGGAGCTGTGCGCCAACCTGATTATCGGCGGCACCACGCCGGACATCAATCTGTTTCTTGCGGTGCGGGAAAAGGTTTCCATTAAAATCAATGTGCTGATCCGGCCCCGCTTCGGCGATTTTTGCTATACGGACGACGAATTCGGCATCGTCAGAAAGGATGTTGAAATGTTCCGGAAGCACGGCGCGGACGGCGTCGTCATCGGGGTGCTGAAAGCGGACGGCAGCCTCGACCTTCCGAGGATGAAAGAACTGATGGAAGCCGCGGGGGGCATGAGCGTCACGCTGCACCGCGCGTTCGACGTCAGCAGGGACCCTTTCCGGACGCTGCAGGACGCGAAGGACCTTCACATCGGTACGATTCTGACTTCCGGCCAGAAGAATACCTGTTATGAGGGCCGGCATCTGCTTGCGCAGCTGGTGGAAAAGGCGGCCGGGCAGATCGATATTCTGGTCGGCAGCGGGGTGAACAGCGCGCAGCTTCCGGAGCTGGCCGCCGTAACCAGGGCGAAATCGTTCCATCTTTCCGGCAAGGGAAACGTGGAGAGTGCAATGACCTATCGTAAGGAAGACGTCAGCATGGGCCTGCCGCTGATGAGCGAATTCATCATCTACCGCACGGATGCGGGCGAAATCGCAAAGGTGAGGGATATTTTACAGCGCCTGTAG
- a CDS encoding Lrp/AsnC family transcriptional regulator, translating to MDKIDRKLVMLLQSNARMSVKRLAQEVFLSAPAVSARLERLEKLGVVAGYTATVDYVKLGYHILAFINLEVAPSEKPVFYPFIRQCPNVIECNCITGNYSMLIKVAFPSTIELDTFIGQIQQFGHTQTQIVFSTPVPHRGIAPADPVE from the coding sequence TTGGACAAAATTGACAGAAAGCTCGTCATGCTCTTGCAGTCCAATGCAAGGATGTCGGTGAAGCGGCTGGCGCAGGAGGTTTTTCTGTCCGCCCCGGCGGTGTCGGCCCGGCTGGAACGGCTGGAAAAGCTCGGCGTGGTCGCGGGCTATACGGCTACGGTCGACTATGTGAAGCTCGGCTATCACATCCTCGCGTTTATCAATCTGGAGGTGGCTCCGAGCGAAAAACCCGTCTTTTATCCGTTTATCCGGCAATGTCCCAACGTGATCGAATGCAACTGTATTACAGGAAATTATTCCATGCTGATAAAAGTCGCGTTTCCAAGCACCATTGAACTGGATACCTTTATCGGCCAGATTCAGCAGTTCGGGCATACGCAGACCCAGATCGTTTTTTCCACCCCGGTTCCTCACAGGGGGATTGCCCCGGCGGACCCTGTGGAGTAA
- a CDS encoding energy-coupling factor ABC transporter substrate-binding protein: protein MSKTKKTVVALILAAVFIAFVPLFALKGAEFGGSDDAGSGMVEQIAGNYEPWFTPVLETAIHGELPGEVESLLFCLQTGVGVGIIAFLMGRLVERKKWTNGKENE from the coding sequence ATGAGTAAGACGAAAAAAACGGTTGTCGCGTTGATCCTTGCAGCGGTTTTCATCGCTTTTGTCCCGCTGTTCGCTTTAAAGGGCGCGGAATTCGGCGGCTCCGACGACGCGGGCAGCGGCATGGTGGAGCAAATCGCGGGGAACTATGAGCCCTGGTTCACGCCGGTATTGGAGACCGCGATTCACGGGGAGCTGCCGGGCGAAGTGGAAAGCCTTCTGTTCTGCCTGCAGACGGGCGTCGGCGTCGGAATCATCGCTTTCCTGATGGGGCGCCTGGTCGAACGTAAAAAATGGACGAACGGTAAGGAGAACGAATGA
- a CDS encoding ABC transporter ATP-binding protein, whose translation MLKLENVSAGYGKTPVIRGINAEFEEGRITTIVGPNGSGKSTLLKAAVNLCEVQEGTVYLKGKKREEIGNRKFAQQVSYLPQSHAAGAITVGRMVLHGRFPYLSYPRRYGKEDYEFCRKAMEKTGILPLRDKKVDELSGGQRQKVYLAMALSGETDVFLFDEPTTYLDIRYQLELLQLMEQLKEQGKAVVTVLHDLDIAMRVSDSVIVMQDGKIVQTGTPEEIQSSGMIEKVFQITAQSFVDEAGKKHFYFERQERQREQ comes from the coding sequence ATGCTTAAGCTGGAGAACGTCTCCGCGGGCTACGGAAAGACGCCGGTGATCAGAGGAATTAACGCGGAGTTTGAAGAAGGCCGGATCACCACGATCGTAGGGCCGAACGGAAGCGGGAAAAGCACCCTGCTGAAGGCGGCGGTCAACCTCTGCGAGGTGCAGGAGGGGACCGTGTACCTGAAAGGGAAAAAAAGGGAGGAAATCGGAAACAGGAAATTCGCGCAGCAGGTTTCCTATCTTCCGCAAAGCCACGCCGCCGGGGCGATCACCGTCGGCAGAATGGTGCTGCACGGCAGGTTTCCCTACCTTTCCTATCCCAGGCGTTACGGCAAAGAGGATTATGAGTTCTGCCGCAAGGCGATGGAAAAAACCGGCATCCTGCCGCTGCGGGACAAGAAGGTGGACGAGCTTTCCGGCGGCCAGAGGCAGAAGGTCTATCTGGCAATGGCGCTTTCGGGGGAAACGGACGTGTTTTTATTCGACGAACCGACCACTTATCTGGATATTCGCTATCAGCTGGAGCTGCTGCAGCTGATGGAACAGCTGAAAGAGCAGGGAAAAGCGGTGGTGACGGTTTTGCACGATCTGGATATCGCCATGCGGGTTTCGGATTCCGTCATTGTCATGCAGGACGGGAAAATCGTCCAAACGGGGACTCCGGAGGAAATCCAGTCGAGCGGGATGATCGAAAAGGTTTTTCAGATCACGGCGCAAAGCTTCGTGGATGAAGCGGGGAAAAAGCATTTTTATTTTGAGCGGCAGGAAAGGCAAAGGGAGCAATGA
- a CDS encoding ABC transporter substrate-binding protein, with translation MAFVLGLCLLYGCGKTEPNTASSSQSPSSAASAVTFTDDLGVRVTVDRPKKTAVLSASYADAWQLAGGTVAAYTDDAKGTIPIKEDMLNLGKLNTPNVESMIADKIDFVILSGAISEHVKLRNTLESAGIKTAYFKVETFEDYAKMMKTLTDITGRADLYKKNVSDLQAEIQKQIARADGSRPTVLFLRAYSTGVKAKGSDSMTGKMLKDLGCVNIADQKGSLLDNLSMEAIVAADPDFIFVTTMGESREAALGMVDQLLISNPAWSGLTAVKEKHYYVLPKELFHLKPNKRWGESYQILADDLYGKK, from the coding sequence ATGGCGTTCGTGTTGGGCTTATGCCTTCTTTACGGATGCGGAAAAACAGAACCCAATACGGCAAGCTCCTCCCAGTCCCCGTCTTCGGCGGCGAGCGCCGTTACGTTCACCGACGATCTGGGGGTCCGGGTGACGGTGGACCGCCCGAAAAAGACGGCGGTGCTGTCCGCGAGCTATGCGGACGCCTGGCAGCTGGCCGGCGGAACCGTCGCGGCCTATACGGACGACGCGAAGGGTACGATTCCAATCAAAGAGGACATGCTCAACCTTGGGAAACTCAACACCCCGAATGTGGAGAGCATGATTGCGGATAAAATCGATTTCGTGATTTTGTCCGGCGCGATTTCGGAGCATGTAAAGCTGAGAAATACGCTGGAAAGCGCGGGGATCAAAACCGCTTATTTCAAAGTGGAAACCTTTGAGGATTATGCAAAAATGATGAAAACGCTGACCGATATCACCGGCAGGGCGGACCTGTACAAAAAAAACGTGTCGGATCTGCAGGCGGAAATTCAGAAACAGATCGCCAGAGCGGATGGAAGCCGTCCCACGGTGCTGTTCCTGCGGGCGTATTCCACCGGGGTAAAGGCCAAAGGCAGCGACAGCATGACGGGGAAAATGCTGAAGGACCTCGGCTGTGTGAATATCGCCGACCAAAAGGGCAGCCTGCTGGATAATCTGAGCATGGAAGCGATCGTCGCCGCGGACCCGGATTTTATTTTTGTGACGACCATGGGGGAATCCCGGGAAGCCGCGCTCGGTATGGTCGATCAGCTCCTGATTTCCAATCCCGCGTGGAGCGGGCTGACGGCGGTAAAGGAAAAGCATTATTATGTTCTTCCGAAGGAGCTGTTTCATTTGAAGCCGAATAAGCGCTGGGGAGAAAGCTATCAGATATTGGCGGACGATTTATATGGAAAAAAGTAG
- a CDS encoding sirohydrochlorin cobaltochelatase, which yields MKQGILIVSFGTTYRETREKNIEKIARTVREAFPDWSVYQAYSSNIVRSILEKRDRIIIRDVRETLRQMKRDGITRAAVLPTHLIDGIENGKMKCTIEECRELFSEIKTARVLLGSEADYAAAAKALWQEIGEAAGDDPVVLMGHGSPHEADGSYAKLEKQLRACSGKEIHIATVDGSVAVADVIQKLNASARKRKRVLVLPLMLVAGDHAVNDMAGEQDSFASNLRAAGCEPECIRKGIGEYEGIRELYINHLREVIG from the coding sequence ATGAAGCAGGGAATTCTGATCGTCAGCTTTGGGACCACCTATCGGGAAACCAGAGAGAAAAACATTGAAAAAATCGCTCGGACAGTCCGGGAAGCTTTCCCGGACTGGAGCGTTTATCAGGCGTATTCCAGCAATATTGTGAGAAGTATCCTGGAAAAAAGGGACCGTATTATCATCCGCGACGTCAGGGAGACATTGCGGCAGATGAAGCGGGACGGAATCACCCGCGCCGCTGTTTTGCCGACTCATTTGATAGACGGTATTGAAAACGGTAAAATGAAGTGTACAATAGAAGAATGCAGGGAACTGTTTTCCGAAATAAAAACAGCCCGCGTGCTCCTGGGCAGCGAAGCCGATTACGCCGCCGCCGCCAAAGCGCTGTGGCAGGAAATCGGGGAAGCGGCGGGAGACGACCCCGTTGTCCTGATGGGGCACGGCTCCCCGCATGAGGCGGACGGCAGCTATGCAAAGCTGGAAAAGCAGCTGCGGGCCTGTTCCGGCAAAGAAATCCACATTGCCACGGTGGATGGCTCCGTTGCCGTTGCGGATGTGATTCAAAAGCTGAACGCCTCCGCGCGAAAAAGAAAGCGCGTGCTGGTGCTGCCGCTGATGCTGGTGGCGGGCGACCATGCGGTCAACGATATGGCGGGGGAACAGGACTCCTTTGCGTCAAATCTGAGAGCGGCAGGCTGCGAGCCGGAATGTATCCGGAAGGGAATCGGCGAATACGAAGGCATCCGCGAGCTTTATATCAACCATTTAAGAGAGGTAATCGGGTAA
- a CDS encoding energy-coupling factor ABC transporter permease — protein sequence MTTKQKKWIASLAVLSGIVGITPNAYAMHIMEGYLAPQYCIAWGVLCIPFLVTGYLSINKKLKENRKNITLLAMAGAFIFVISSLKIPSVTGSCSHMTGTGLGAILFGPTAVGILGIIVLIFQAILLAHGGLTTLGANTFSMAIAGPLLSYGIFLLCRKLKVNRYIGIFLAAFLGDLFTYCVTSFQLAVAYPSAEGGAMASAGKFLGVFAPTQLPLAVLEGILTVLIMIALKTYATPELKMLKLNMEEK from the coding sequence ATGACAACGAAACAGAAAAAATGGATTGCTTCGCTGGCGGTCCTGTCGGGTATCGTGGGAATTACTCCGAATGCCTACGCGATGCACATTATGGAGGGCTACCTTGCGCCTCAGTACTGTATTGCCTGGGGAGTGCTGTGCATTCCCTTCTTAGTGACCGGATACCTGTCCATCAACAAAAAGCTGAAAGAAAACAGGAAGAACATCACACTGCTCGCCATGGCGGGGGCGTTTATCTTCGTGATTTCCTCCCTGAAAATTCCGTCCGTAACGGGAAGCTGTTCCCATATGACGGGTACGGGGCTGGGCGCGATTCTGTTCGGGCCCACGGCCGTCGGCATTTTAGGCATCATCGTCCTGATCTTTCAGGCGATTCTGCTTGCGCACGGCGGGCTGACCACGCTGGGGGCCAACACCTTTTCCATGGCCATTGCCGGCCCGCTGCTCAGCTACGGAATTTTCCTGCTGTGCAGAAAGCTGAAAGTGAACCGTTATATCGGCATTTTTCTGGCGGCGTTTCTGGGCGACCTCTTTACTTACTGCGTCACAAGCTTTCAGCTCGCGGTCGCCTATCCTTCCGCGGAGGGAGGTGCTATGGCGTCGGCCGGGAAGTTCCTCGGCGTTTTTGCGCCGACGCAGCTGCCCCTTGCCGTTCTGGAGGGCATTCTGACCGTCCTGATCATGATCGCGCTGAAAACATACGCTACCCCGGAGCTGAAAATGCTGAAATTGAACATGGAGGAGAAATAA
- a CDS encoding pyridoxamine 5'-phosphate oxidase family protein codes for MRRKDREITDLRKIDGIIAACDCCRLGFADENGVYIVPLNFGYEVKGEKRCFYFHGAKEGRKIDLINRTGRAGFELDTGHEVTGAETACNYSFRYQSVIGDGTVGLVTDDTEKRAALQLIMSHYSEKNDWAFPDAAVRAVAVFKLEVRELACKEHL; via the coding sequence ATGAGAAGAAAAGACAGGGAAATCACGGATTTGCGGAAGATCGACGGGATCATCGCGGCCTGCGACTGCTGCCGGCTGGGTTTTGCCGATGAAAACGGGGTTTACATTGTTCCCCTCAATTTTGGATACGAGGTCAAAGGAGAAAAAAGGTGCTTCTATTTCCATGGGGCAAAGGAAGGCAGAAAAATCGATTTGATCAACCGGACCGGCCGCGCCGGCTTTGAACTGGACACCGGCCACGAGGTGACCGGCGCAGAAACGGCCTGTAATTATTCCTTCCGCTACCAAAGCGTGATCGGCGACGGAACAGTCGGCCTTGTCACGGACGACACGGAAAAAAGGGCCGCCCTGCAGCTGATTATGTCGCATTATTCCGAAAAAAACGACTGGGCTTTTCCGGACGCCGCCGTCAGGGCCGTCGCCGTCTTTAAGCTGGAGGTCAGGGAGCTGGCCTGCAAGGAGCATTTATAA
- the cobI gene encoding precorrin-2 C(20)-methyltransferase → MSKILYGIGVGPGDPELLTIKALRCIGESDVVVLPARTREECYAYQIVKQACPKIEEKEIACLPFPMIREKAGLKKAHDEVYEKIEGFLRADKTVAFLTIGDPCVYSTYSYVHSRVLESGGRAVLINGVPSFCAAAAALGIALGGSRDEIHIIPASYGIGHTLSLQGTKIYMKSGKKLAELKKMLVEFPKADQMEVYSVSNCGMENESVRAGAENLDPESGYLTIVIVKEKPKRTLPPTAERTNVY, encoded by the coding sequence ATGAGTAAAATTTTATACGGGATCGGAGTAGGCCCGGGCGACCCGGAACTGCTGACAATCAAGGCGCTGCGGTGTATTGGGGAAAGCGACGTCGTCGTTCTTCCGGCTCGAACGCGGGAAGAATGCTACGCCTATCAGATCGTCAAACAGGCTTGCCCGAAGATAGAAGAAAAGGAAATTGCCTGCCTGCCCTTTCCAATGATCAGGGAAAAAGCAGGGTTGAAGAAGGCGCACGACGAGGTTTATGAAAAAATCGAGGGCTTTCTGCGGGCGGACAAAACGGTGGCTTTTCTCACCATCGGCGACCCCTGCGTGTACTCCACCTACAGCTATGTCCACAGCAGGGTTCTGGAAAGCGGAGGCAGGGCCGTCCTCATCAACGGCGTGCCCTCCTTCTGCGCGGCCGCGGCCGCGCTCGGCATCGCTCTGGGCGGCAGCCGGGATGAAATCCATATTATCCCCGCTTCCTACGGTATCGGGCATACCCTGAGCCTTCAGGGGACGAAAATTTACATGAAATCGGGGAAAAAGCTGGCGGAGCTGAAGAAAATGCTGGTGGAATTCCCAAAAGCCGATCAGATGGAGGTTTACTCCGTTTCCAACTGCGGAATGGAAAACGAGTCCGTCCGCGCCGGGGCGGAAAATCTCGACCCGGAAAGCGGCTATCTGACGATTGTCATCGTAAAGGAAAAGCCAAAGCGAACACTGCCCCCGACAGCGGAAAGGACGAATGTATACTGA
- the pyrB gene encoding aspartate carbamoyltransferase, with product MRHLIDPLDLSVAEIGRLLDLADRIAENPKKYSQVCSGKKLATLFYEPSTRTRLSFEAAMLNMGGSVLGFSSADSSSASKGESVADTIRAVSCYADICAIRHPKEGAPLRASGYSGIPVINAGDGGHQHPTQTLTDLMTIRAKKHRLNHLTIGLCGDLKFGRTVHSLIKALSRYEDIRFILISPEELRVPDYIIDNVLKAQNIPYREVENIEDVISGLDILYMTRVQKERFFNEEDYIRLKDSYILTAAKMKNAKPDMAVLHPLPRVNEIALEVDGDPRAAYFDQVQNGVYVRMALMMTLLEVEHA from the coding sequence ATGAGACATTTGATCGACCCTCTGGATCTGTCGGTCGCGGAAATCGGCCGGCTTTTGGATTTGGCGGACAGAATCGCTGAAAATCCCAAGAAATATTCTCAGGTCTGTTCGGGAAAAAAATTAGCGACTTTATTTTATGAGCCTAGTACGCGCACCCGGTTAAGCTTTGAAGCTGCAATGCTTAATATGGGGGGCAGTGTATTAGGCTTTTCTTCTGCGGACAGCAGCTCCGCCTCGAAAGGCGAAAGCGTGGCCGACACCATCCGCGCGGTATCCTGTTATGCCGATATCTGTGCGATCCGCCACCCAAAGGAAGGCGCCCCGTTAAGGGCTTCCGGCTATTCCGGGATCCCGGTCATCAACGCGGGCGACGGCGGGCACCAGCATCCGACGCAGACGCTGACCGATTTAATGACCATCCGGGCGAAAAAACACAGATTGAATCATTTAACAATTGGACTGTGCGGCGATTTGAAATTTGGCCGTACGGTTCATTCTTTAATTAAGGCGCTTTCCAGATACGAGGATATCCGCTTTATCCTGATTTCCCCTGAAGAGCTTCGGGTGCCGGATTACATCATCGACAATGTTCTGAAGGCGCAGAATATCCCTTACCGGGAAGTGGAAAATATAGAGGACGTGATTTCCGGGCTCGACATTCTCTATATGACAAGGGTGCAGAAGGAACGCTTTTTCAACGAAGAGGATTACATCCGGTTAAAGGACAGCTATATTCTGACTGCGGCGAAAATGAAAAACGCGAAGCCCGACATGGCCGTTCTGCATCCGCTGCCGCGCGTGAATGAAATTGCGCTGGAAGTGGACGGTGACCCGCGGGCCGCGTATTTCGACCAGGTTCAAAACGGGGTGTACGTGAGGATGGCGCTGATGATGACGCTTCTGGAGGTGGAACATGCTTAA